The Halomicronema hongdechloris C2206 genome includes a window with the following:
- a CDS encoding AEC family transporter → MFLTQIYGPIGAAVLLGVGISILLRHPRLPHPRQQPLHQWVPTHLGRFLFYIGVPLSIFAFLRQADLSGAVVLSPLVAWGAMMLGLWCSRCWLGPHRQTWSLPSQGSFSLAAMLGNTGYIGYPVVLLLPQLGPDYFGWALFYDVLGTLFGAYALGVVLAAHFGQGPGHRTRGSNWRQDLGEIGRNPTLMAFGMSLVLRPVPLPQGVESGLQGLAWLMVMLSLLLMGMRLQQLSSWGYLKPAAMVVVIKMLLIPVMVGMVLTVFGVTGPVRLVMVLQAGMPSAFATLVLAETYELDRALTVTCVGIGSICLMATLPLWLWGFATW, encoded by the coding sequence ATGTTCTTAACCCAAATCTATGGTCCCATCGGGGCAGCGGTGTTATTGGGCGTAGGAATCAGTATCCTGTTGAGGCATCCTCGCCTACCGCACCCCCGGCAACAGCCCTTGCACCAGTGGGTCCCTACCCATCTGGGCCGATTTCTGTTCTACATTGGGGTGCCGCTTAGTATTTTTGCCTTTCTGCGGCAGGCCGATTTATCTGGAGCCGTGGTGCTATCTCCCCTAGTAGCTTGGGGAGCGATGATGCTGGGGCTATGGTGTAGCCGTTGCTGGCTAGGGCCCCACCGGCAGACCTGGTCGTTGCCGAGCCAGGGGAGTTTTTCCTTGGCGGCGATGTTGGGCAATACCGGCTATATTGGCTATCCGGTGGTGTTGTTACTCCCGCAACTGGGGCCAGACTACTTCGGTTGGGCCCTGTTCTACGATGTGTTGGGAACACTGTTTGGGGCCTATGCCCTGGGAGTGGTCCTGGCTGCTCACTTCGGCCAGGGACCTGGGCATCGAACTAGGGGCAGCAACTGGCGCCAAGATCTCGGGGAAATCGGTCGTAACCCGACACTGATGGCCTTCGGAATGAGTTTGGTCCTGCGCCCCGTTCCCCTGCCGCAGGGGGTAGAGTCTGGCCTGCAGGGATTGGCATGGCTCATGGTCATGCTGTCGCTGCTGCTGATGGGAATGCGGTTACAGCAACTGTCTTCCTGGGGGTATTTGAAGCCTGCGGCCATGGTGGTGGTGATTAAGATGCTACTCATACCGGTGATGGTGGGAATGGTGCTAACCGTGTTTGGGGTAACCGGCCCTGTGCGGCTGGTGATGGTCTTGCAAGCCGGCATGCCATCTGCCTTCGCGACGCTGGTATTGGCCGAGACCTATGAGTTGGACCGAGCCCTAACCGTCACTTGTGTCGGCATCGGTTCTATCTGCCTGATGGCCACCCTACCGCTCTGGTTGTGGGGCTTTGCCACCTGGTAA
- a CDS encoding SGNH/GDSL hydrolase family protein: protein MKLLLITLVVISLGVAVLEGLLRWIWGLGNPPLYVADAQVGYRLAPNQRLRRFGNEIEINQYSMRGPAITAERPADMLRLLLLGDSIANGGWWTDQQEIVSMLIQRHLASRLTHYRDVQVLNASANSWGPRNELAYLARFGSFQAQGIVLLINTDDLFAIAPTSVPVGCDRTYPNRKPLLALAEVIARLRPPTPLPAMEALHQESGDRVGANLEAIRQIQHVAAAANAYLIVAMTPLKRELGDPGPRNYELKARHRLRKHLDQQQIPYLDFLTPFNQAEAPMALYRDHIHLSPQGNQVVSQAISQTIIERELSPQSQPGSSLAEDVWSDPWL from the coding sequence GTGAAGCTGTTACTCATAACGCTGGTCGTGATCAGTTTGGGAGTGGCTGTCTTGGAGGGTTTGTTGCGATGGATCTGGGGACTGGGAAATCCTCCGTTGTACGTAGCGGATGCCCAGGTAGGCTATCGATTGGCTCCCAATCAACGGTTGCGCCGCTTTGGCAATGAGATCGAGATTAATCAATATTCCATGCGGGGACCTGCGATTACGGCGGAGCGGCCGGCTGATATGCTGCGGCTGTTGTTGTTGGGAGATTCGATTGCCAATGGAGGTTGGTGGACGGATCAGCAGGAGATTGTGTCGATGCTAATACAGCGGCACTTGGCCAGTCGCCTGACTCACTATCGAGATGTGCAGGTGCTTAATGCCTCTGCGAATTCCTGGGGACCCCGCAATGAGTTGGCTTATTTGGCTCGCTTTGGTAGTTTTCAAGCCCAGGGCATTGTGCTGTTGATCAATACGGATGATTTGTTTGCGATCGCACCGACGTCAGTGCCGGTGGGATGCGATCGCACCTATCCTAATCGCAAGCCCTTACTTGCCCTCGCAGAAGTCATCGCCCGCTTACGCCCCCCGACCCCCCTCCCTGCCATGGAGGCATTGCATCAAGAGTCTGGGGATCGAGTCGGAGCCAACCTCGAGGCTATTCGTCAGATTCAACATGTCGCTGCCGCCGCCAATGCCTATTTAATCGTCGCTATGACCCCGCTAAAACGGGAGCTTGGCGATCCTGGCCCCCGAAATTATGAACTAAAAGCTCGTCATCGCCTTAGAAAACACCTAGACCAGCAGCAAATTCCCTATCTCGATTTTCTAACTCCCTTCAACCAGGCCGAAGCGCCAATGGCCCTCTATCGAGATCATATCCACCTCAGCCCCCAAGGTAACCAAGTGGTCAGTCAAGCCATTAGTCAAACGATCATCGAGCGAGAACTGTCTCCTCAATCTCAACCGGGGTCATCCCTTGCAGAAGATGTCTGGAGCGATCCCTGGCTATAG
- a CDS encoding Gfo/Idh/MocA family protein, translated as MQLNRSCPDPIRVGVIGVGNMGQHHTRVLSRLKDVELVGISDINVERGLDTAGKYRVRFFEDYQDLLTHVDAVCVAVPTRLHHAVGMNCLQMGVHILIEKPIAASISEAESLVNAAAASNCILQVGHVERFNPAFQELHKVLKTEELLALEARRMSPYSQRANDVSVVLDLMIHDIDLLLELASASVTTLTASGSRGSDSGYLDYVTATLGFANGIVATLTASKVTHRKIRTIAAHCKSSLTEADFLNNEILIHRQMTADCTTDYGQVLYRQDGLIEKVYTSNIEPLHAELEHFVNCVRGGEQPSVGGEQALKALRLASLIEQMALDGKLWQATDLEGVGLEAPVSVG; from the coding sequence ATGCAACTGAATCGTAGCTGCCCAGATCCTATCCGAGTCGGAGTTATCGGGGTCGGGAATATGGGCCAACATCATACTCGAGTACTGAGTCGCTTAAAAGATGTCGAACTGGTTGGCATCTCCGATATCAATGTAGAACGAGGACTCGACACGGCTGGAAAATATCGGGTTCGTTTCTTTGAAGACTATCAAGATCTCCTCACCCATGTGGATGCTGTCTGCGTCGCAGTTCCCACGCGACTACACCATGCCGTTGGCATGAATTGTCTGCAAATGGGCGTCCATATTCTGATTGAAAAGCCGATTGCCGCTAGTATTTCCGAGGCAGAATCCTTAGTGAATGCCGCAGCGGCCTCCAACTGTATTCTGCAAGTGGGCCACGTTGAGCGATTCAATCCTGCTTTTCAAGAACTCCATAAGGTCCTCAAGACAGAAGAACTTCTAGCGCTGGAAGCCCGCCGCATGAGTCCTTATTCCCAACGGGCCAACGATGTATCTGTGGTATTGGATTTGATGATCCACGATATTGATTTACTGTTGGAGTTAGCCAGTGCTTCCGTGACCACTCTGACGGCCAGCGGTAGCCGGGGATCTGACTCTGGGTATTTAGACTATGTCACGGCAACATTGGGATTTGCCAACGGTATTGTGGCGACCTTGACGGCTAGTAAAGTGACGCACCGTAAAATTCGGACCATTGCAGCCCATTGTAAGAGTTCCTTGACGGAAGCAGATTTTCTCAATAATGAAATCTTGATTCATCGTCAGATGACGGCCGATTGCACCACTGACTATGGTCAGGTCCTGTATCGTCAGGATGGCTTAATCGAGAAGGTTTATACCAGTAATATTGAGCCCCTACATGCGGAGTTAGAGCATTTTGTTAATTGTGTGCGCGGCGGTGAGCAACCGTCGGTCGGGGGAGAACAAGCCCTAAAAGCATTACGATTGGCCAGTCTGATTGAGCAAATGGCTCTAGATGGTAAGCTCTGGCAAGCTACGGATTTAGAGGGGGTGGGCTTGGAAGCACCAGTGTCTGTGGGCTGA
- a CDS encoding hemolysin family protein, translating to MIPTLAMGALPIPGQLTGSDILVRLLAVLLLIGINAFFVTAEFSIVSVRRSRIAQLVSDGDIQAKTVQSLHRSIDRLLSTTQLGITLSSLALGWIGESTMAVLLTHGIINLPLPQPLIQVLVHSISIPFAFFLIAYLQIVLGELCPKAIAMLYAEQLARFLGPPSLTIAQLFNPFIWVLNQSTRWLLRLVGIPYGSHNWYSRLTPEELQLIISTSTESPGLEADERELLTNVFEFREVTVGDVMVPRTQINALPKTATFHDLLAEIVASGHSRYPVVGESLDDICGIVYLKELVDPLARQALTPDSPLQQWIRPARFVPEYTPLHELLTLMQRTNQAMVMVVDEFGGTAGLVTLQDVIAEILGDLYEPEDDDDVLVRMLDDQTFSVKAQTNIEEVSELLNVSLPLEEDYHTLGGFLIYQMQKIPQAGDSLVYGGFEWIVTTVEGPRLHEVQVRRLDHEDDADTEVDTL from the coding sequence ATGATTCCTACGCTCGCCATGGGGGCCCTCCCAATACCTGGCCAGCTAACCGGGTCAGATATTCTAGTGCGGCTGTTGGCGGTGCTGCTGCTAATCGGCATCAATGCTTTTTTTGTCACCGCTGAATTCTCCATCGTATCGGTCCGCCGATCTCGCATTGCACAACTGGTATCCGATGGTGATATTCAGGCCAAAACCGTTCAGAGTCTCCACCGCAGCATCGATCGTCTCCTGTCAACCACTCAATTGGGGATTACCTTATCCAGCCTAGCCCTGGGCTGGATAGGAGAAAGCACCATGGCCGTGTTACTCACCCACGGCATTATCAATCTACCGCTGCCCCAACCATTGATTCAGGTCCTGGTTCATTCTATTTCGATTCCCTTCGCCTTTTTCTTGATCGCCTACCTACAGATCGTGTTGGGAGAACTCTGCCCTAAGGCAATTGCCATGCTCTATGCTGAGCAACTGGCTCGATTTCTGGGCCCCCCCAGCTTAACCATTGCCCAGTTATTCAATCCCTTCATCTGGGTCCTAAATCAATCCACCCGTTGGCTGCTGCGATTAGTCGGCATTCCCTACGGCAGCCATAATTGGTACAGCCGTCTTACCCCAGAAGAGTTGCAGTTGATCATCAGCACCTCTACCGAATCTCCTGGTCTAGAAGCTGACGAACGAGAGCTCCTAACCAATGTGTTCGAATTTCGCGAGGTAACCGTTGGCGATGTGATGGTCCCTCGCACTCAGATTAATGCGTTACCCAAAACCGCTACCTTTCATGATCTATTGGCAGAGATTGTCGCCTCCGGCCATTCACGGTATCCCGTCGTTGGCGAATCTTTAGATGACATTTGTGGCATCGTCTACCTCAAGGAATTGGTAGACCCCCTAGCCCGACAGGCGTTAACCCCCGACAGTCCCTTGCAGCAGTGGATTCGCCCGGCTCGCTTTGTCCCCGAATATACTCCTCTCCATGAACTCCTCACTTTGATGCAGCGTACCAACCAAGCGATGGTCATGGTGGTTGACGAATTTGGCGGCACGGCAGGCTTAGTGACATTGCAGGATGTCATTGCTGAAATCCTCGGCGACCTCTATGAGCCAGAGGACGACGATGATGTGTTGGTGCGGATGTTAGACGATCAAACCTTTTCAGTGAAAGCCCAGACCAACATTGAAGAGGTCAGTGAACTCCTCAACGTCAGCCTTCCCCTGGAAGAGGACTACCATACTCTGGGAGGCTTCTTAATTTACCAAATGCAGAAAATTCCTCAGGCAGGAGATTCTCTAGTTTATGGAGGCTTCGAGTGGATTGTTACCACCGTAGAAGGTCCCCGTCTCCATGAAGTTCAAGTGCGACGACTCGACCATGAGGATGACGCTGACACCGAGGTAGACACTCTATAA
- a CDS encoding pentapeptide repeat-containing protein produces MSTTTEKDAKGNITKTVETITPKPAKTIWDWLSLLGVPVALAGLGYCFQQQLQQRARDETREEALQIYLDRLSTLLIDKNILASATELNKNELKPEQLELSRTAIDIIRARTLSILQRFEGDENRKGSVIRFLSEAKVISETNLNLRGANLSGIDLSYANLNGADLSGTNLSDANLSDANLHGAKLCSTDLRSANLQTIDLSYADLNGANLNGADLSTAILEGAILKTADLSNANLEGTKLVRADLSGANLNGANLNGTNFGSANFNGADLSGTKLKDFALLKEAKFCRTKLPDGIHIKPNRDCLELGINPETGFRII; encoded by the coding sequence ATGTCTACCACCACCGAAAAAGATGCCAAAGGCAATATCACTAAGACCGTTGAGACAATCACGCCCAAGCCAGCGAAAACCATCTGGGACTGGTTGAGTTTGTTAGGGGTACCAGTAGCCTTAGCTGGGCTCGGGTACTGTTTCCAGCAGCAACTGCAGCAGCGCGCTAGAGACGAAACCCGAGAAGAGGCTCTCCAAATCTACCTAGATCGTCTGTCCACCTTGCTCATAGATAAGAACATTCTGGCCAGCGCTACTGAGCTGAATAAAAATGAACTGAAGCCCGAGCAGCTAGAGCTCTCCAGAACAGCAATCGATATTATTCGAGCCAGAACCTTATCTATCTTGCAGCGCTTCGAAGGTGACGAAAACCGAAAAGGCAGCGTCATCCGCTTTCTGAGCGAGGCAAAAGTTATCAGCGAGACAAATCTCAATCTTCGCGGTGCCAACCTTAGTGGTATCGACCTCAGCTATGCCAACCTCAACGGTGCTGACCTTAGTGGTACGAACCTAAGTGATGCCAACCTAAGTGATGCCAACCTACACGGCGCTAAGCTTTGCAGCACCGACCTCAGAAGCGCCAACCTCCAGACTATCGACCTCAGCTATGCTGACCTCAACGGTGCTAACCTCAACGGTGCTGACCTTAGCACTGCCATCCTCGAAGGTGCTATTCTCAAAACTGCTGACCTCTCCAACGCCAACCTCGAGGGTACCAAGCTTGTTAGAGCCGACCTCAGCGGTGCCAACCTCAACGGTGCTAACCTCAATGGTACTAACTTCGGTAGTGCCAACTTCAACGGTGCAGATTTGAGCGGTACCAAACTCAAGGATTTTGCCCTCCTCAAGGAGGCCAAGTTCTGCCGCACCAAACTCCCTGACGGCATTCACATAAAACCCAATCGCGATTGTTTGGAGCTAGGAATTAACCCAGAGACGGGGTTCCGGATTATTTAG
- a CDS encoding aspartate aminotransferase family protein — protein sequence MSQLSPVLPSVTPATAFNPTQFDTYVMATYGRFPIALVRGEGCRVWDSEGRSYLDFVSGIATCTLGHAHPAMVKAITGQIQRLHHVSNLYYIPEQGALAQWLVEHSCADRAFFCNSGAEANEGAIKLARKYAHLHRGIEQPVILTAHASFHGRTLATITATGQPKYQKHFAPLVPGFHYIPYNDIDALRQAVADLDGSTPHIAAILLEPLQGEGGVRPGERHYFQQVRQLCDDTGILLILDEVQVGMGRTGRLWGYEQLGIEPDLLTSAKGLGGGIPIGAMLCQRHCDVLQPGDHASTFGGNPLACGVALQVCHTLETDDLVANAQYRGEQLRQGLSDLAWRFPHLIADVRGWGLINGLELTADTAVRAIDVVKAAMAAGLLVVPAGAKVVRLVPPLIVTAPAIEEALARLSQALSQVATAGGASAEAGKG from the coding sequence ATGTCCCAACTGTCGCCCGTGTTACCCTCAGTGACTCCAGCCACAGCCTTCAACCCGACCCAATTTGACACCTATGTCATGGCCACCTACGGGCGCTTTCCGATTGCTTTGGTCAGGGGAGAGGGCTGTCGGGTCTGGGATAGTGAGGGCCGCAGTTACCTAGACTTTGTGTCTGGCATTGCCACCTGCACCCTGGGCCATGCCCATCCAGCCATGGTCAAAGCGATCACGGGCCAAATTCAGAGACTACATCATGTCTCTAACCTCTATTACATCCCTGAGCAAGGGGCCCTAGCTCAGTGGCTGGTAGAGCATTCCTGTGCTGACCGGGCCTTCTTCTGCAATTCCGGGGCCGAGGCCAATGAAGGGGCGATCAAACTGGCGCGTAAATATGCTCATCTCCACCGCGGCATAGAGCAGCCCGTCATCCTGACCGCCCATGCCAGCTTTCACGGGCGTACGTTAGCCACCATCACGGCCACTGGCCAACCCAAGTATCAGAAACACTTCGCCCCATTGGTGCCTGGGTTTCACTACATCCCCTACAACGACATTGACGCCCTACGTCAGGCGGTGGCTGATTTGGATGGCAGCACTCCCCACATCGCCGCTATTTTGCTAGAGCCGCTGCAGGGCGAAGGCGGAGTTCGCCCCGGAGAGCGCCACTATTTTCAGCAGGTGCGACAGCTCTGCGATGACACTGGCATTCTGTTGATCCTGGACGAGGTTCAGGTGGGTATGGGACGCACTGGACGGCTGTGGGGCTATGAGCAGCTTGGCATTGAGCCCGACCTGTTGACATCCGCGAAGGGCCTAGGCGGCGGTATTCCCATTGGCGCAATGCTCTGCCAGCGCCACTGCGATGTTTTGCAGCCGGGAGATCATGCCAGCACCTTCGGCGGTAACCCCTTGGCCTGTGGTGTGGCCTTGCAGGTCTGCCACACCCTAGAAACAGACGATCTCGTGGCCAATGCCCAATATCGAGGTGAACAACTGCGGCAGGGACTGTCTGACCTGGCTTGGCGGTTTCCCCACCTGATTGCGGATGTGCGCGGCTGGGGATTGATCAACGGGCTGGAGTTGACGGCGGACACGGCGGTTAGGGCGATAGATGTAGTTAAGGCCGCCATGGCTGCAGGACTGCTAGTGGTGCCAGCCGGAGCCAAGGTGGTTCGTTTAGTGCCGCCCTTAATCGTGACAGCACCGGCTATTGAGGAAGCCCTGGCTCGATTGAGTCAAGCCTTGAGTCAGGTGGCGACGGCCGGGGGCGCGTCGGCTGAGGCTGGGAAGGGCTAA
- a CDS encoding VOC family protein has translation MTQILHPLHIAVLVSDIARSRQFYSDLLNLPEAERALSFPGIWYQVGSFQIHLILHQGWQAPRATTTKWGRNPHMAFAVSDLDAIKQRLLTHHHPVQMSASGRAALFTQDPDGNIIELSQLSENLA, from the coding sequence ATGACCCAAATTCTCCATCCCCTCCACATTGCTGTCCTCGTTAGTGATATCGCTCGGTCTCGGCAGTTTTATAGCGATCTGCTCAACTTACCCGAAGCAGAAAGAGCCCTATCCTTTCCTGGCATTTGGTACCAAGTGGGATCCTTCCAGATTCACCTCATCCTGCATCAGGGTTGGCAAGCTCCACGAGCCACCACCACAAAATGGGGCCGCAATCCCCACATGGCCTTTGCCGTCTCTGACCTAGACGCCATTAAACAACGACTCCTCACCCATCATCATCCAGTGCAGATGAGTGCCTCTGGCCGGGCCGCCCTATTTACCCAGGATCCCGACGGCAACATCATCGAATTAAGTCAGTTGTCAGAGAACCTAGCCTGA
- the pyrE gene encoding orotate phosphoribosyltransferase, producing the protein MTALSSDSFPHLLEIPFQALATANPDDLRQLLLQLLCQVAYQEGDFILSSGQHSTYYINGKLVSLHPQGAWLIGRLMLSYLPGEIKAVAGLTLGADPLVTAVSMVAARDDRLLFPLIVRKAAKGHGTQAYIEGMAMAEGTPVAVLEDVVTTGQSALIAVNRLRAAGYQVGRIVALVDRQQGGADLYRQQGLTFEALFSIQDLQGYPPS; encoded by the coding sequence ATGACTGCTCTATCCTCTGACTCATTCCCCCACCTATTGGAAATTCCATTTCAGGCCCTGGCAACAGCCAACCCCGATGATTTGAGACAGCTGCTCTTACAGCTGCTGTGCCAAGTTGCTTACCAAGAGGGAGACTTTATCCTATCGTCAGGACAGCACAGCACTTACTACATTAATGGCAAATTGGTGAGCCTACATCCCCAAGGGGCTTGGTTAATTGGGCGGTTGATGCTGAGTTATCTGCCAGGGGAGATCAAGGCTGTGGCCGGATTGACCCTAGGAGCAGATCCCCTCGTCACCGCAGTGAGCATGGTAGCAGCCAGGGATGATCGCCTACTCTTTCCGCTAATCGTGCGCAAGGCAGCCAAAGGTCACGGCACCCAGGCCTATATTGAAGGCATGGCCATGGCTGAGGGAACTCCTGTGGCTGTATTGGAAGATGTGGTGACCACCGGCCAATCAGCCCTGATAGCCGTCAACCGGCTACGGGCAGCTGGCTACCAGGTCGGCCGGATCGTAGCCTTGGTCGATCGTCAACAGGGGGGGGCAGACCTCTATCGACAGCAGGGGCTGACCTTCGAGGCCCTCTTTTCAATTCAAGACCTGCAAGGCTATCCCCCAAGTTAG
- the ubiE gene encoding bifunctional demethylmenaquinone methyltransferase/2-methoxy-6-polyprenyl-1,4-benzoquinol methylase UbiE, whose protein sequence is MVNASSPTAHDIRQIFDSIAPIYDDLNQQLSLGLHRVWKRMTVRWSGAQPGHRCLDVCCGSGDLALLLAEQVGPPGKIYGVDFSAEQLAIAQHRAAHTWACPPIHWYQADAIALPFEDQSFDAITMGYGLRNLTNYLKGLQELRRVLRPGSRAAILDFHHPANPLLRQFQQWYLTTIVVPYAERLGQKHAYAYIVPSLEHFPNGPAQEALAEAAGFSQATHYPIAGGLMGVLVAIR, encoded by the coding sequence ATGGTCAACGCCTCTAGTCCCACAGCTCACGACATTCGCCAGATTTTTGATAGTATCGCCCCGATCTATGACGACCTGAATCAACAGCTGAGCCTGGGGCTGCATCGTGTCTGGAAGCGTATGACCGTTCGTTGGAGCGGTGCCCAACCCGGCCACCGCTGCTTAGATGTCTGCTGTGGTAGTGGCGACCTGGCTCTCCTATTAGCTGAGCAAGTAGGTCCCCCAGGCAAGATCTACGGGGTCGACTTTTCTGCCGAACAGTTGGCCATTGCCCAACACCGGGCCGCTCACACCTGGGCCTGTCCGCCCATTCACTGGTACCAGGCCGATGCGATCGCATTGCCCTTTGAGGATCAATCCTTCGATGCCATCACCATGGGATACGGACTGCGCAACCTTACCAACTATCTCAAAGGGCTACAGGAACTACGGCGAGTGCTAAGACCCGGTAGTAGAGCCGCTATACTAGATTTCCACCATCCCGCCAATCCTCTACTGCGTCAGTTTCAGCAGTGGTACTTAACCACCATCGTAGTTCCCTATGCCGAACGCCTAGGGCAAAAGCACGCCTATGCCTATATCGTCCCCAGTTTAGAACACTTTCCCAATGGACCAGCCCAGGAAGCCCTAGCTGAAGCAGCTGGTTTCAGCCAAGCAACTCACTACCCTATTGCTGGGGGACTTATGGGCGTTTTAGTGGCAATCCGATAA
- a CDS encoding NADP-dependent isocitrate dehydrogenase, producing the protein MYDRITPPTIGERITFQDGEPIVPDTPIVPFIRGDGTGVDIWPAAQKVFDAAVAKAYGHHRHIVWFKIYAGDEACEHYGAYQYLPEDTLTAIREYGIAIKGPLTTPVGGGIRSLNVALRQINDLYACVRPCTFYPGTPSPHKSPEKLDVIVYRENTEDIYLGIEWRQGTEIASKLIDLLNQDLIPATPEHGRKQIRLDSGIGIKPISKTGSQRLVRRAIKHALRLPPHKQQVTLVHKGNIMKYTEGAFRDWGYELATTEFRQACITERESWILSNREANPDISLEENARRVEPGYDSLTPDRKAEVCEEVKLTLDTIWDSHGQGQWQTKVMVNDRIADSIFQQLQTRPDEYSILATMNLNGDYLSDAAAAIVGGLGMGPGANIGDTCAIFEATHGTAPKHAGLDRINPGSVILSGVMMLEFMGWQEAADLIKQGLGAAISNREVTYDLARLMTPPADPPLKCSEFAEAIIQHFDD; encoded by the coding sequence ATGTACGACCGGATCACACCTCCTACTATTGGCGAGCGCATTACCTTTCAAGATGGCGAGCCCATCGTCCCCGATACCCCCATCGTTCCCTTCATCCGCGGCGACGGCACCGGCGTGGATATCTGGCCAGCCGCCCAAAAGGTCTTCGATGCCGCCGTTGCCAAGGCTTATGGTCATCACCGCCACATTGTCTGGTTCAAGATCTATGCCGGAGACGAAGCCTGTGAGCACTACGGTGCTTACCAATATCTGCCAGAAGACACCCTAACCGCCATTCGTGAGTACGGCATCGCCATTAAAGGTCCCCTGACCACCCCAGTGGGCGGTGGCATTCGCTCCCTCAATGTAGCCCTACGGCAAATTAATGATCTCTATGCCTGCGTGCGGCCCTGCACATTTTACCCGGGTACCCCCTCGCCCCATAAGAGCCCCGAAAAGCTAGATGTAATCGTCTATCGGGAGAATACAGAAGATATTTATCTAGGGATTGAGTGGCGCCAAGGCACGGAAATTGCCAGCAAGCTGATCGATCTGCTCAACCAGGACCTGATCCCGGCTACCCCAGAACACGGCCGTAAACAGATTCGCCTAGACTCTGGCATTGGCATCAAACCCATCAGCAAAACCGGATCCCAGCGCCTGGTGCGGCGAGCCATCAAGCATGCCCTACGATTACCTCCCCATAAGCAGCAGGTGACCCTGGTGCACAAGGGCAACATCATGAAATACACAGAGGGAGCGTTTCGAGACTGGGGCTACGAGTTAGCCACCACAGAATTTCGTCAGGCCTGCATTACCGAACGAGAGTCATGGATTCTCAGCAACCGAGAAGCCAATCCCGATATCTCCTTAGAAGAAAATGCCCGCCGGGTGGAGCCTGGCTATGATTCCCTGACCCCAGACAGAAAAGCAGAGGTCTGTGAAGAGGTCAAGCTCACCCTCGACACCATCTGGGATAGCCATGGTCAGGGGCAATGGCAGACAAAAGTCATGGTGAACGACCGCATTGCCGACAGCATCTTTCAGCAATTGCAAACCCGCCCCGACGAATATTCGATTCTGGCCACCATGAACCTCAACGGAGACTATCTCTCCGATGCCGCCGCTGCCATCGTCGGTGGATTAGGCATGGGGCCCGGAGCCAACATCGGCGATACTTGTGCCATTTTCGAAGCGACCCATGGCACCGCCCCTAAACATGCCGGCCTTGATCGCATTAACCCAGGCTCAGTCATCCTATCGGGCGTGATGATGCTGGAATTCATGGGTTGGCAGGAGGCCGCCGATTTAATCAAGCAGGGGCTCGGGGCTGCCATCTCTAACCGAGAAGTGACTTACGATCTGGCTCGATTAATGACGCCACCAGCCGATCCCCCCCTAAAATGCTCTGAGTTTGCAGAGGCCATCATTCAGCACTTCGATGACTAG
- a CDS encoding GUN4 domain-containing protein — MSRFTSPSSAAAEFQPLQEQLQGGSTKQQLQAIEELAVAGETGLQILWECLLERRQAAPTVSDGRMIQVIYAADHKPLIQEVERCWPRGRLPMPSAQGIDYHPLQQYLVAQAFEEADRLTLKKLCELAGPTAVQRNWLYFTEVEGFPVEDLLTLDRLWQLYSLGKFGFSQQRQIWLGAGRNWDVLWERIAWKREGRWTRYPGEFIWDLTAPRGHLPLSNQLRGVRAIASLLNHPAWTQETT, encoded by the coding sequence ATGAGTCGTTTTACATCTCCTTCGTCCGCGGCGGCAGAGTTTCAGCCTTTACAGGAGCAGTTGCAAGGTGGATCAACGAAACAGCAGCTGCAGGCGATTGAGGAATTAGCGGTGGCGGGGGAGACTGGTCTGCAAATTCTGTGGGAGTGTCTGCTAGAGCGACGACAGGCTGCTCCTACGGTGAGTGATGGTCGCATGATTCAGGTGATCTATGCTGCGGACCATAAGCCCCTGATTCAGGAGGTTGAGCGGTGCTGGCCGCGGGGACGGCTGCCAATGCCGTCAGCTCAGGGAATTGATTATCATCCACTGCAGCAATACTTGGTGGCGCAGGCGTTTGAGGAGGCTGATCGGCTAACGCTGAAGAAGTTATGTGAACTGGCGGGACCGACAGCTGTGCAGCGTAACTGGCTCTATTTCACGGAGGTGGAGGGATTCCCGGTGGAGGATCTGCTTACCCTCGATCGTCTCTGGCAGCTTTACTCGCTGGGCAAGTTTGGATTTTCGCAGCAACGGCAGATTTGGTTGGGGGCCGGCCGCAATTGGGATGTCCTTTGGGAACGTATTGCCTGGAAACGGGAGGGACGCTGGACTCGCTATCCCGGTGAGTTTATCTGGGATTTGACGGCCCCTAGGGGCCATTTGCCCCTTTCGAATCAGCTGCGAGGGGTACGTGCGATCGCATCTCTGCTCAACCATCCTGCCTGGACTCAAGAGACGACCTAG